The proteins below are encoded in one region of Triticum aestivum cultivar Chinese Spring chromosome 1B, IWGSC CS RefSeq v2.1, whole genome shotgun sequence:
- the LOC123086918 gene encoding uncharacterized protein, translating into MQQPVTINTPPSRSKKGNGVTLHRSLRCVATMSSSAVRPCFLCLHAPASSSGLLLTSRPHRSSALPPAHGRNNRNPVGHGIVCSQAGAGDGHAMTIKINPRGRAEKDYEFREEGDRIEEYFRKFSNASTLHMGLATIFRGYLCMIAKNSVRLASIVMGKPGIISEDARLTTLMTPRKGQKMALGVYVRNFVSTAKDAYNDKVTEETIVTFLGALQGVAAMSYFMAQDTLANIGDDEARSLDCGPDSVFNRPWLEYMRKTDNLRREFKTAPPQDQDGIMMNTVTEAMKLTESFVRLMTVRHRTALLGLIPSVTTGSAAAV; encoded by the exons ATGCAACAACCAGTAACTATAAATACTCCCCCTAGTAGGTCCAAAAAGGGCAACGGCGTAACCCTGCATCGATCTCTTCGCTGCGTGGCCACCATGTCTTCCTCCGCCGTCCGGCCGTGTTTCCTTTGCCTCCACGCTCCCGCTTCGTCCTCCGGCCTCCTCCTGACCAGCCGTCCGCATCGCAGCAGCGCCCTGCCGCCGGCACATGGGCGTAACAACCGGAAT CCCGTCGGCCACGGGATCGTCTGCAGCCAGGCCGGCGCCGGCGATGGTCACGCCATGACGATCAAAATCAACCCCCGGGGTCGAGCGGAGAAGGATTAT GAGTTTCGTGAAGAAGGAGACAGAATTGAGGAGTACTTCAGGAAGTTTTCTAATGCCAGCACATTG CACATGGGGTTAGCAACAATATTTCGAGGTTATCTTTGCATGATCGCTAAAAATTCTGTGAGGCTGGCTTCTATTGTCATG GGTAAGCCAGGCATAATTTCTGAAGATGCACGTCTCACCACACTGATGACTCCAAGAAAGGGACAAAAGATG GCTCTTGGGGTGTACGTGCGCAACTTTGTCAGTACAGCCAAGGATGCGTACAATGATAAGGTCACTGAGGAAACTATTGTTACCTTTCTTGGTGCTCTTCAAGGTGTGGCAGCAATGAGCTACTTCATGGCTCAAGACACCCTTGCAAATATTGGTGATGATGAAGCTCGTTCACTGGACTGCGGtccagattctgttttcaatagaCCTTGGTTGGAGTACATGAGGAAAACAGACAATCTGAGACGTGAATTCAAGACGGCTCCGCCACAAGACCAGGACGGG ATTATGATGAATACGGTGACTGAAGCAATGAAACTCACGGAGTCCTTTGTTAGATTGATGACTGTTCGTCACAGAACTGCGCTACTAGGCCTTATCCCAA GTGTCACCACAGGCTCGGCAGCAGCAGTTTGA